In the genome of Bacillus sp. S3, one region contains:
- a CDS encoding 4Fe-4S binding protein: MEKRVIFNEEICKSCSLCVHVCPTNIIYLADYLNGKGYRPATVINQENCISCAKCAQVCPDAVIAVYRPVKILQTV; encoded by the coding sequence ATGGAGAAAAGAGTAATTTTTAATGAAGAGATTTGTAAGTCATGCAGTTTATGTGTTCATGTATGCCCAACTAACATAATTTATCTGGCAGATTATTTAAATGGGAAGGGCTACCGGCCGGCAACTGTTATAAATCAAGAAAATTGTATAAGTTGTGCAAAGTGTGCCCAAGTTTGCCCGGATGCTGTAATTGCCGTATATAGGCCGGTAAAAATTTTGCAAACAGTGTAA
- a CDS encoding 3-methyl-2-oxobutanoate dehydrogenase subunit VorB, translated as MVKVLMKGNEVIAEAAVHAGCKYFFGYPITPQSELVAYMARRLPEAGGLFLQAESEVAAINMVYGAASTGVRVMTSSSSPGFSLKQEGISYLVGSELPAVICNIVRGGPGLGNIQPAQSDYFQATKGGGHGDYNIPVLAPASLQEIVELTQDAFDIADRYRTPVILMGDGMLGQMMEPVEFGVCRETEWLKKEWATTGTRGDGGPKIITSLELDAESLEKRNIHLQQKFALMKEKEVRYETYQIDDADYIMVAFGTVARITMNAITKARQNGIKVGMIRPISLWPFPEKPFIETRDQVKSYISVEMSAGQMVEDVRLAVNGHAPVDFYGRTGGVVPAQEEIYDKIMSAAGGATV; from the coding sequence ATGGTGAAAGTATTAATGAAAGGAAATGAAGTCATTGCAGAGGCTGCAGTACATGCAGGGTGTAAGTATTTTTTTGGCTACCCGATTACACCACAAAGTGAACTTGTCGCCTATATGGCAAGAAGACTTCCTGAAGCTGGAGGATTATTTTTACAGGCTGAGAGTGAAGTAGCGGCAATTAATATGGTGTATGGTGCAGCAAGTACCGGAGTAAGGGTCATGACTTCCTCCTCAAGCCCTGGGTTCAGCTTGAAGCAAGAGGGGATTTCCTATCTAGTCGGGTCAGAGCTTCCGGCTGTGATTTGTAATATTGTTCGCGGGGGACCGGGACTTGGGAATATTCAGCCTGCCCAATCAGATTATTTCCAAGCCACCAAAGGCGGCGGACATGGGGATTACAATATCCCTGTTTTAGCGCCGGCAAGTTTACAAGAAATTGTGGAATTGACACAGGATGCTTTTGACATTGCAGACCGTTACAGAACGCCAGTGATTTTAATGGGAGATGGCATGCTGGGGCAAATGATGGAGCCGGTGGAATTTGGAGTATGTCGGGAAACGGAATGGTTGAAGAAGGAATGGGCGACAACAGGCACTCGCGGCGACGGCGGTCCCAAAATTATTACCTCACTTGAACTCGATGCAGAAAGTTTAGAAAAGCGAAACATTCATCTGCAGCAGAAATTTGCTTTGATGAAAGAAAAAGAAGTTCGATATGAAACATATCAAATCGATGATGCAGATTACATAATGGTTGCTTTCGGCACGGTTGCTCGGATCACTATGAATGCCATTACTAAAGCAAGACAGAATGGGATCAAGGTTGGAATGATTAGACCTATTTCCCTTTGGCCATTTCCTGAAAAGCCCTTTATTGAAACAAGAGACCAAGTTAAGTCCTATATATCTGTTGAAATGAGCGCAGGCCAAATGGTAGAAGATGTTAGACTTGCTGTGAATGGGCACGCACCTGTAGACTTCTATGGCAGAACAGGCGGGGTTGTTCCTGCACAAGAGGAAATCTACGATAAGATTATGTCTGCCGCCGGGGGTGCAACGGTATGA
- a CDS encoding thiamine pyrophosphate-dependent enzyme: MTMKTVFKKTSGLTDKPTHYCPGCTHGVIHRLVGEVLEEMDILEDSIGVASVGCSVLSYEYFNCDMTQAAHGRAPAVATGVKRVLPDRFVFTYQGDGDLASIGISEVIHAAARGENITVIFVNNAIYGMTGGQMAPTTLIGQKTATTPFGRDAGIQGSPIKVCEMIATLDGAAYIERVSTHDVQHVQKAKKAIRRAFETQKKGLGFSLIEVLSTCPTNWGLDPAESLEWIKDNMVPVYPLGIYKNKEGVN, from the coding sequence ATGACAATGAAGACAGTCTTTAAAAAAACTAGCGGTCTGACCGACAAACCAACACATTATTGTCCAGGCTGTACGCACGGCGTGATTCACCGTCTTGTTGGTGAAGTATTAGAAGAAATGGATATTTTAGAAGATTCGATTGGGGTCGCATCGGTAGGATGTTCGGTGTTATCGTATGAGTATTTTAATTGTGATATGACACAGGCAGCACATGGGCGTGCTCCTGCAGTCGCAACAGGAGTGAAACGGGTGTTGCCTGATCGCTTTGTTTTTACGTACCAAGGGGACGGGGACCTCGCTTCAATCGGAATCAGTGAAGTCATTCATGCTGCGGCAAGAGGGGAGAATATCACCGTTATCTTTGTTAATAATGCCATTTATGGGATGACAGGTGGACAAATGGCCCCTACGACACTGATTGGTCAAAAAACGGCAACCACCCCATTCGGCAGGGATGCCGGTATACAAGGTTCACCCATTAAAGTATGTGAAATGATCGCAACACTTGATGGTGCTGCCTATATTGAGCGGGTTTCCACCCATGATGTTCAGCATGTTCAAAAAGCAAAGAAAGCGATCAGAAGGGCATTTGAAACACAGAAAAAAGGATTAGGCTTTTCCTTGATTGAAGTCCTCTCGACATGTCCAACAAACTGGGGACTAGACCCGGCGGAGTCGCTTGAATGGATAAAGGACAATATGGTCCCTGTCTATCCTCTTGGTATTTATAAAAACAAAGAGGGGGTGAACTAG
- a CDS encoding 2-oxoacid:acceptor oxidoreductase family protein, with translation MHEEIIIAGFGGQGVMSMGQLIAYAGMLEGKGVSWLPSYGPEQRGGTANCAVVVSDGPVGSPLVSRPSTAIVLNNPSFDKFEPRVQPGGILILNSSLVVKATGRKDIKVIEIRATDIANDLGNPRVANMILLGAFLESRKIVSNESIIESLKKVLSADKHHLLEINKQALEKGASLIGVCKS, from the coding sequence ATGCATGAAGAGATAATCATTGCCGGTTTCGGCGGGCAAGGTGTCATGTCGATGGGACAATTGATTGCCTATGCAGGGATGCTTGAAGGAAAGGGTGTTTCATGGCTTCCCTCCTATGGTCCGGAACAACGGGGAGGTACAGCCAATTGTGCTGTTGTTGTCAGTGATGGGCCTGTTGGCTCTCCGCTTGTATCAAGACCATCAACAGCAATTGTATTGAATAATCCTTCATTTGATAAGTTCGAGCCGCGTGTTCAACCAGGAGGAATATTAATTCTCAATTCTTCATTGGTTGTCAAAGCAACCGGGCGGAAGGACATCAAGGTAATCGAAATACGTGCAACCGACATAGCCAATGACTTAGGAAATCCCCGTGTTGCCAATATGATTTTATTAGGTGCATTTCTAGAGTCCAGAAAAATTGTTTCAAATGAGTCCATTATTGAGTCATTAAAGAAAGTTCTATCAGCTGATAAACATCATTTATTAGAGATTAATAAGCAGGCACTGGAAAAGGGTGCATCTTTAATTGGGGTATGTAAATCATAA
- a CDS encoding cupin domain-containing protein, with amino-acid sequence MEKNSVKAYMEYSEEKFTKRVIYKKGETTAFVLNFLPGQQLPTHKHPGTEVYLYVVTGNGTIMIDGLETEVSEADLIHVKSEEEMAFKNSGSEPLSLYVVLSKIPSEQYAKNI; translated from the coding sequence GTGGAAAAAAATTCAGTCAAAGCATATATGGAATATAGTGAAGAGAAATTTACAAAAAGAGTTATTTATAAAAAAGGTGAAACAACTGCATTTGTCTTAAACTTCTTACCGGGGCAGCAGCTTCCAACACATAAACATCCGGGTACAGAGGTGTACCTATATGTTGTGACAGGAAACGGAACGATTATGATTGATGGTTTAGAGACAGAAGTTTCTGAAGCAGATCTTATACATGTTAAAAGTGAAGAAGAAATGGCCTTTAAAAATAGCGGAAGTGAACCGCTAAGCTTGTATGTAGTGTTAAGTAAAATCCCAAGCGAACAATATGCAAAAAATATATAA
- a CDS encoding MMPL family transporter, with the protein MEKFGGYIYRNRKWVLMIWVIIICLCGFFALKLPSVLSGNGFEYKGEYNETRKLLEENFGHAKSSIILVFEKDQSVSNTDFRKFIKVTIEKLDDFDGAKKITSPFEREGMIKDQNAYGLITFDKKAENLSKEIEKLKTLLKNKPGLKVTMTGEPIIVQDLNVASQEDLAKAEMIGLPIALLVLVLAFGSLVAASLPLVIGVVSILATMGTLYFFSYSADLTIFILNIVPMIGLALSIDFALLFINRYKEELQSKSIRESLEITVATAGRSIIFSGLCVFIGLSGLWFIKIDIFQNVALGGMIVVLISALCALTFLPALLAILGKKINKLSVLRISDKQTSIWHKFAKLVMRRPVIMAAAALAILLVGLIPVKQMVLAIPGTDSLPAKYPSRVALETFQEHFIAEEKRDAKKVTVVLQTNGKVIEKNNLEKVSKVIDKLENDQLVNTVDSPFSATGITNVEQLYQLLNHGNMTMTAPITDYFIRDNQMLLEVYLNTDEHSAKARQWVSEWSEKDIGVKASFGGPIKFEQEIFAEIYQKAPYGLLLIMVSTFIILMAAFRSILIPIKAILMNVLSLGCTFGIVVWIFQQGHLGITPVDIALILPVFVFTLVFGLSMDYEVFLISRIQEFYIRTGNNSEATISGLTYTSKIITSAAAIMIVVTGAFAFTGVMPVKQLGVGIAIAIFIDATIVRMVLVPALMKLLGDWNWWFFGYKNKHQQDKRKKPA; encoded by the coding sequence TTGGAGAAATTTGGAGGATACATTTACCGAAATCGGAAATGGGTGCTGATGATTTGGGTTATCATCATTTGTTTATGCGGGTTTTTCGCACTGAAATTACCCTCTGTTTTAAGCGGTAATGGCTTCGAATATAAAGGGGAATACAACGAGACAAGAAAACTTCTGGAAGAAAACTTTGGACATGCTAAATCATCAATTATCCTCGTCTTCGAAAAAGATCAATCAGTTAGTAACACTGATTTCAGGAAATTTATTAAGGTTACCATTGAAAAATTAGATGACTTTGATGGTGCAAAAAAAATCACCTCCCCTTTCGAACGGGAAGGAATGATTAAAGATCAAAATGCTTATGGACTCATTACTTTTGATAAAAAGGCAGAAAACCTTAGCAAAGAAATTGAAAAATTAAAGACTCTTCTCAAAAATAAACCTGGCTTAAAAGTCACTATGACCGGAGAGCCCATTATTGTTCAGGACTTAAATGTGGCAAGTCAAGAAGATTTAGCCAAAGCGGAGATGATTGGTCTGCCAATTGCCTTACTAGTTCTCGTCCTGGCATTTGGCAGTCTTGTCGCGGCATCTCTGCCGCTTGTTATTGGGGTGGTCTCCATACTAGCAACAATGGGGACGTTATATTTTTTTAGTTATAGCGCTGATTTGACCATCTTTATTTTAAATATAGTCCCGATGATTGGCCTTGCGCTAAGCATTGATTTTGCTTTGTTATTTATCAATCGTTACAAAGAGGAGTTACAATCGAAATCAATCCGGGAATCCCTTGAAATTACAGTGGCAACCGCAGGACGGTCCATTATTTTTTCAGGACTTTGCGTATTTATTGGATTATCAGGGCTTTGGTTTATCAAAATTGATATTTTTCAAAATGTTGCTCTTGGCGGGATGATAGTAGTATTGATTTCTGCCTTATGTGCTTTAACCTTCCTTCCTGCCTTACTTGCCATTCTTGGAAAGAAGATTAACAAGCTAAGTGTCCTTAGAATATCTGATAAGCAAACGAGCATATGGCATAAATTTGCTAAGCTTGTGATGCGCCGTCCAGTCATAATGGCTGCCGCGGCACTTGCCATTCTGTTAGTTGGGCTCATACCGGTGAAGCAAATGGTGTTAGCAATTCCCGGAACAGATTCCCTACCTGCTAAATATCCTTCAAGAGTGGCATTAGAAACCTTTCAAGAACATTTTATTGCGGAGGAAAAGCGCGATGCGAAAAAAGTGACGGTTGTCCTCCAAACGAATGGTAAGGTTATTGAAAAAAACAACTTAGAAAAAGTGTCTAAGGTAATTGATAAACTTGAGAACGATCAGCTTGTGAATACAGTTGACTCACCCTTTTCAGCAACAGGGATAACGAATGTTGAACAGCTTTATCAGTTGCTTAATCATGGCAACATGACGATGACTGCTCCAATTACTGACTATTTTATCAGGGACAATCAAATGCTTCTCGAAGTGTATTTAAATACGGACGAACATTCCGCAAAAGCAAGACAGTGGGTTAGTGAATGGTCAGAAAAGGATATCGGAGTAAAGGCATCATTTGGAGGCCCAATTAAATTCGAGCAAGAAATTTTTGCAGAAATTTATCAAAAAGCCCCCTACGGATTATTATTAATTATGGTTTCTACCTTTATCATTCTCATGGCAGCATTCCGGTCCATTCTTATCCCAATAAAAGCTATATTAATGAATGTTTTAAGCCTCGGCTGCACATTCGGGATTGTCGTTTGGATATTCCAACAGGGTCATCTCGGTATAACACCTGTCGATATCGCCTTAATTTTGCCTGTATTTGTGTTCACTCTCGTGTTTGGACTCTCTATGGATTATGAGGTATTTCTTATTTCAAGGATTCAGGAGTTTTATATAAGGACCGGTAATAATAGTGAAGCGACCATTTCTGGTTTAACTTACACGAGTAAAATAATTACCTCTGCGGCGGCCATCATGATTGTGGTTACAGGGGCGTTTGCCTTCACAGGAGTAATGCCTGTCAAACAGCTGGGCGTAGGAATTGCCATCGCCATTTTCATTGATGCAACGATCGTGAGGATGGTTTTGGTTCCTGCTTTAATGAAACTGCTTGGTGATTGGAATTGGTGGTTTTTTGGCTATAAGAATAAACATCAGCAGGATAAAAGAAAGAAGCCGGCCTAA